In Eriocheir sinensis breed Jianghai 21 chromosome 8, ASM2467909v1, whole genome shotgun sequence, the following proteins share a genomic window:
- the LOC126995348 gene encoding uncharacterized protein LOC126995348, with amino-acid sequence MELFDQETEIVDGVTVKLYETFGSDAEELISRKDIVDKAQIQLLKGCNVQEAIEQIFSSLQWIIRRELDKLNSVKKIRDDLERTSEKLIVKKIQENLEKEAGCFQEKGPHTAEEEAHASSQPELSSVGEASNSVVSRTSASTTLEDSNLHDDHKDISSDDDDVLIVSPAPKEPAPLILLTDDSCESTSSVTNNGCESIINLTKSQKGGAKPSIYAKDFSFVLELLKDVAAQKQMPKRKAEIALDYADDSLANLHKDERTLNERINEIKSEEKRCIDNIDNMSASSSSTGTEDDDSASHSPPSSLSASLLSQLQNSPPAEASGSHLPPSPLSASIHSQLQNSPPAETKSNACTDENKNNAIKIHVLSLPTSNQPEGSQSAELWEDAHFVCSLLPYFTLKDVHQTMVDNLHHPDRRAYVLEAYINLAVDRQEPVQDDVFQGLWAVRKRSHGEVADSHVKGNIKKRKIELEPEADVKGLRNDEGIPSTSNAGSTPLRGNEPGMSTDVNTDISDAKVKDPVMEKWYEEKMNLVCAVVQGVDRNLLWTQILSCQTDADIEALVERLMEEQDQAAIHSTITAAPYQGQDQPSTSAFQPVAAAGPSHASERRDEPVPGQSSEEAATGEEDQGGQAADLEEKILAQVKTLSEMFADADPDYLQERCVDNNGDEAKFQEVVDSLLQKKDYPKIEEYHKRQKRLEIKKKFIEGMSVEEFLEYFEDPEKVFSDTSTNMSPTYIENARTQLKRDLPFHLIRDIDSTFKSNNHHYLPTLRALQENTKLTHRKTKRTSNLKERDLDDIFIKELCYARMEAEIKNHLFKKEEYKRWSFLQAKAKNQLKECRCCYTDELLEEDMEPCKSEIDLSHKFCVNYCLL; translated from the exons ATGGAACTGTTTGATCAAGAAACTGAGATTGTTGATGGGGTGACTGTCAAGCTTTATGAGACATTTGGTTCGGATGCTGAAGAATTAATCTCTCGAAAGGATATTGTTGATAAAGCCCAGATTCAGTTGCTGAAGGGTTGCAATGTTCAAGAAGCTATTGAACAAATTTTCTCATCCCTACAGTGGATTATCAGGAGGGAGTTAGACAAACTTAATAGTGTTAAGAAAATTAGAGATGATTTGGAGAGAACCTCAGAAAAGCTGATTGTAAAGAAGATACAAGAAAACCTTGAGAAAGAAGCTGGATGTTTCCAAGAAAAAGGACCACACACTGCAGAGGAAGAGGCTCATGCATCGTCCCAGCCTGAGTTGTCGTCTGTGGGTGAGGCTTCTAACTCAGTTGTCAGTAGGACAAGTGCCTCAACTACCTTAGAAGATAGTAATCTGCATGATGATCATAAAGATATtagcagtgatgatgatgatgtacttATAGTAAGTCCTGCTCCCAAGGAGCCAGCTCCTCTAATTCTGCTAACTGATGACAGTTGTGAAAGCACCTCCTCTGTCACTAATAATGGTTGTGAATCCATTATAAATTTAACTAAAAGTCAGAAGGGAGGTGCTAAGCCAAGCATATATGCAAAAGACTTTTCATTTGTTTTGGAACTTTTAAAAGATGTGGCAGCACAAAAGCAAATGcccaaaagaaaagcagaaattgCCCTGGATTATGCTGATGATAGTCTTGCCAATCTACACAAGGATGAGAGAACATTAAATGAAAGAATTAATGAgataaagagtgaagaaaaaagatgCATAGATAATATTGACAATATGTCGGCGTCCTCATCATCCACTGGTACGGAGGATGACGATAGTGCTAGTCactcgcctccttcctccttgtctgccAGTTTACTTTCACAGTTACAAAACTCCCCTCCTGCTGAGGCCAGTGGTAGTCACTTGCCTCCTTCCCCCTTGTCTGCCAGTATTCATTCACAGTTACAAAACTCCCCTCCTGCTGAGACCAAATCAAATGCATGTACTGATGAGAACAAAAATAATGCAATAAAGATACATGTTTTAAGCCTCCCAACCAGTAATCAGCCTGAAGGAAGTCAGTCTGCTGAACTATGGGAAGATGCACACTTTGTTTGCTCCTTGCTGCCATACTTCACCTTAAAGGATGTTCATCAGACTATGGTTGATAACCTCCACCACCCAGACCGTCGGGCCTATGTACTAGAGGCATACATTAATCTTGCTGTGGATCGCCAGGAGCCTGTGCAAGATGATGTGTTTCAAGGACTGTGGGCAGTTAGAAAGCGGTCCCATGGAGAGGTGGCTGACTCTCATGTCAAAGgcaatatcaaaaaaagaaaaatcgagCTTGAACCTGAGGCAGATGTGAAGGGATTGAGAAATGATGAGGGCATTCCTTCTACTAGTAATGCTGGAAGTACCCCATTGAGGGGAAATGAACCAGGCATGTCTACAGATGTAAATACTGACATATCTGATGCTAAAGTTAAGGATCCTGTTATGGAGAAGTGGTACGAGGAAAAGATGAATCTTGTATGTGCGGTGGTGCAAGGAGTAGACAGGAATCTCCTATGGACTCAAATTCTATCCTGCCAGACTGATGCTGATATTGAAGCACTGGTGGAACGTTTAATGGAAGAGCAAGATCAAGCTGCCATTCATTCCACTATTACTGCTGCTCCTTAtcaagggcaagaccagccaagCACTAGTGCCTTTCAGCCTGTAGCTGCTGCTGGACCTAGCCATGCATCGGAAAGGAGAGATGAGCCTGTACCTGGGCAGTCCAGTGAAGAAGCTGCTACTGGAGAAGAAGACCAGGGAGGACAGGCAGCAGACCTTGAAGAGAAGATCTTGGCTCAGGTCAAGACTCTTTCAGAGATGTTTGCAGATGCTGACCCAGACTATCTCCAGGAAAG GTGTGTGGACAACAATGGGGATGAAGCCAAATTCCAGGAAGTTGTGGATTCGCTTCTTCAGAAGAAGGATTACCCCAAGATCGAAGAATATCACAAAAGGCAAAAGAGACTTGAAATTAAGAAGAAATTTATTGAGGGAATGTCTGTAGAAGAATTCCTAGAGTACTTTGAAGATCCTGAGAAG GTGTTCAGTGACACCAGCACCAACATGAGCCCTACCTACATAGAGAATGCCCGTACGCAGCTAAAAAGGGACTTGCCATTCCACCTTATTCGGGACATAGACAGtaccttcaagagtaacaaccaccactacctgcCTACCCTTAGAGCTCTACAG GAGAATACAAAACTGACTCATAGAAAGACCAAACGCACCTCAAACTTAAAGGAGAGGGACTTAGATGACATCTTTATCAAGGAGTTGTGTTATGCACGTATGGAGGCAGAAATAAAAAATCACCTGTTCAAGAAAGAAGAATACAAGCGATGGTCCTTCCTGCAG GCCAAGGCAAAAAATCAGCTTAAAGAATGTCGATGTTGCTATACTGATGAGTTACTTGAGGAGGACATGGAGCCATGCAAATCAGAGATCGACCTATCTCACAAGTTTTGTgtcaact ATTGCCTACTCTGA